In a single window of the Shumkonia mesophila genome:
- a CDS encoding Hpt domain-containing protein yields the protein MAESDGNTPERPLTDEERQAIARAEAVVAGLTGQYLAAAAVDLAGLKDAAGRLAADPAGRASHLDRLFRIGHDMKGQGATFGYPLVTAIGNRLCRFIEKRRETLDDAGVAVVRRHVEALDRVLGERMQAVDTPEAEALLVSLDEVAAAAGS from the coding sequence ATGGCCGAGAGCGACGGAAACACTCCGGAACGGCCGCTGACGGACGAGGAACGCCAGGCCATCGCGCGGGCCGAGGCGGTGGTTGCCGGGCTGACCGGGCAGTATCTGGCGGCGGCGGCGGTCGACCTCGCCGGGCTCAAAGACGCCGCCGGCCGTCTGGCGGCCGACCCGGCGGGGCGGGCCTCGCACCTCGATCGCCTGTTTCGGATCGGCCACGACATGAAGGGCCAGGGCGCCACCTTCGGCTATCCGCTGGTCACGGCCATCGGCAACCGCCTCTGCCGGTTCATCGAGAAGCGGCGGGAAACCCTGGACGACGCCGGGGTGGCGGTCGTGCGGCGCCATGTCGAGGCGCTTGATCGGGTGCTGGGCGAGAGGATGCAGGCGGTCGACACGCCCGAGGCCGAGGCCCTTCTCGTCAGCCTGGACGAGGTGGCCGCCGCGGCTGGCAGTTAA
- a CDS encoding ABC transporter ATP-binding protein, whose product MAEKTPALVVEEIHKRFGDLEVLRGISLTANEHDVISIIGSSGSGKSTFLRCINLLEIPDSGRVEVAGELIEMRRLPDGRSVPASHKQVDRIRSRVGMVFQGFNLWSHMTVVQNVIEAPIHVLKLPRKAALERAEALLEKVGIADKRNHYPAQLSGGQQQRCAIARTLAMEPKLILFDEATSALDPELVGEVLKVIRDLALEGRTMIMVTHEMGFAREVSDQIVFLHQGKVEEMGSPAQVFGNPASERCRQFLASTL is encoded by the coding sequence GTGGCAGAGAAGACCCCGGCCCTGGTCGTCGAGGAGATCCACAAGCGCTTCGGCGACCTGGAGGTCCTGAGGGGCATCAGCCTGACCGCCAACGAGCACGATGTCATTTCCATCATCGGCTCGAGCGGATCGGGCAAAAGCACCTTCCTGCGCTGCATCAACCTGCTGGAAATCCCCGACAGCGGCCGCGTCGAGGTGGCGGGGGAGCTGATCGAAATGCGCCGTCTGCCCGACGGCCGCTCGGTGCCGGCCAGCCACAAACAGGTCGACCGCATCCGCTCCCGGGTCGGCATGGTTTTTCAGGGCTTCAACCTGTGGTCCCACATGACGGTGGTGCAGAACGTCATCGAGGCGCCCATCCACGTGCTCAAGCTGCCGCGCAAGGCGGCTCTCGAGCGGGCCGAGGCCCTGCTGGAGAAGGTCGGCATCGCGGACAAGCGCAACCACTATCCCGCGCAGCTTTCGGGCGGCCAGCAGCAGCGGTGCGCCATCGCCCGCACGCTGGCCATGGAGCCCAAGCTGATTCTTTTCGACGAGGCCACGTCGGCGCTCGATCCCGAGCTGGTGGGCGAGGTACTGAAGGTCATCCGCGACCTGGCCCTGGAAGGCCGCACCATGATCATGGTCACCCACGAGATGGGCTTTGCCCGCGAGGTATCCGACCAGATCGTCTTCCTGCATCAGGGCAAGGTCGAGGAGATGGGCTCGCCCGCGCAGGTCTTCGGCAACCCCGCCTCCGAGCGCTGCCGCCAGTTCCTCGCCAGTACGCTGTGA